One segment of Megachile rotundata isolate GNS110a chromosome 6, iyMegRotu1, whole genome shotgun sequence DNA contains the following:
- the LOC100879912 gene encoding farnesol dehydrogenase-like has translation MYRWHRKIAVVTGASSGIGLAIAKSFLQKGMTVIGLARRKQEMEMHMEHEDQKKNFHALKCDVTKELEVIDAFAKIKSDFGTVQVLVNNAGLVTAGTLIETSRSDWELIMNTNVMGLMECTKQAVLAMMEANVEGHIINMNSIQGLQVYNTRYNMYAPSKHAVSAITKTLRKEIGDKIRVTSINPGITDTALVRELLPHYRKPILLPEDVADAVVYIVGTPQNVHITDLTITPLKETRN, from the exons ATGTATCGCTGGCACAGAAAGATCGCTGTAGTTACAGGCGCTTCGTCTGGCATCGGTTTAGCAATAGCTaaatcatttttacaaaaaggAATGACCGTGATCGGTCTAGCCCGAAGGAAACAAGAAATGGAG aTGCACATGGAACATGAGGACCAAAAAAAAAACTTTCATGCACTTAAGTGTGATGTAACGAAAGAACTAGAAGTAATCGATGcttttgcaaaaattaaatcAGATTTTGGTACTGTACAGGTTTTAGTTAATAATGCTGGATTGGTTACTGCTGGCACCCTTATTG AGACTTCAAGAAGTGATTGGGAGCTTATAATGAACACTAATGTGATGGGATTAATGGAATGCACAAAGCAAGCTGTACTTGCAATGATGGAAGCGAACGTGGAAGGCCATATTATTAACATGAACAG CATTCAAGGACTCCAGGTATACAATACACGCTATAATATGTATGCTCCGTCGAAACACGCAGTATCAGCGATTACAAAGACCCTTAGAAAGGAGATCGGCGATAAAATTCGAGTAACG aGTATTAATCCCGGGATAACCGATACAGCACTAGTAAGAGAACTTCTACCACATTATAGGAAGCCCATTTTACTACCAGAGGATGTTGCAGATGCCGTAGTATACATAGTTGGTACTCCGCAAAATGTTCATATAACGGATTTAACTATTACACCGTTAAAAGAAACTAGAAACTAA